The sequence TGGCCGCGGGCTGCGACGCGGTCAAGTTCCAGAAGCGCACCCCGGAGATCTGCACCCCGCGCGACCAGTGGGAGATCGAGCGCGACACCCCCTGGGGCCGGATGACCTACATCGACTACCGGCACCGGGTCGAGTTCGACGAGGACGGCTACCGCGCGATCGACGAGTACTGCCGCAAGCGGGGCATCGACTGGTTCGCCTCCCCGTGGGACGTGCCGTCCGTGGAGTTCCTGGAGAAGTTCAACGTGCCGGTGCACAAGGTCGCTTCGGCCTGCCTCACCGACGACGAGCTGCTCCAGGCGCTGCGCGCCACCGGCCGTACCGTGGTCCTGTCCACCGGCATGTCGACGCCGAAGCAGATCCGGCACGCGGTGGAGGTGCTCGGCAGCGACAACATCGTGCTGTGCCACGCCACTTCGACCTACCCGGCGAAGCACGAAGAGCTGAACCTGCGCATGATCAACACCCTCCAGTCCGAGTTCCCGAACGTCCCGGTCGGCTACTCCGGCCACGAGGTCGGCTTGCAGACCACGCTCGCCGCGGTCGCGCTCGGCGCGGTCTTCGTGGAGCGGCACATCACCCTCGACCGCGCCATGTGGGGCTCGGACCAGGCCGCGTCCGTCGAGACCCAGGGCCTGGAGCGCCTGGTCCGCGACATCCGCATCATCGAGACCTCGCTGGGCGACGGCGTCAAGAAGGTCTACGACGGTGAGTTGGGCCCGATGAAGAAGCTGCGCCGGGTGCCCGGGGTGGTGGCCGAGTCCGAGCAGTCGGTCGACGCCACGGTCTGAACGGTCCGCTGCCCCGCGCCCCTGGGTTCGCCGAGGGGCGCGGGGCGGAGTTGACGGCGGGATCGTGCACCCGCCCACCGAAAGGAACCCTCATGGCCGACCGGCCCGCCCCACCAGGTGCCGTCGCGCTCGTCGAGTCGCCCGTGCAGCTGCTCAACGTGCTGGAGTGGGGCCACGTCCGCCCGCCCGCCGCACCCGGTGAGCGCGCGGAACCCCTCACCATCGTGGTGCTCTCGCCCGCCGACCCCACCAGCCGGGGCCAGTTGAAGCGGATGACCGAACTCGCCCGGGACGAGGGTGCGTTGGTGCGGTGGTACGAAGCGCGGGGCGACCGCGGCGGGTTGCTGCGCACCGCGTGCGCGCTCGCGCCGACGCTGCTGCGGGTCAGGCGGCTGGTGATCGGCGACCCGTTCTCCCGGCTGGTCCAGGTGCTGCTGCCGCTGTGCCGGGCGAAGGACATCACGGTGGTCGACGACGGCACCGCGACCATGGAGTTCACCGAAATCCTTTCCCGTGGCGGGAAGTTGGTGCGCTGGCACCGCAGCGGGCGGCGCCGTTCCCCGGCGGACGTGGCCTTCGGCGTCTTCGCGCGCACCGCGCGGCGCCGGCTCACCCCTGGCCGGCGGCACCGGATCGAGCTGTTCAGCGCGATGCCGGCCACGCCGCCGCCCGGGATGGCGGTGCGGGCCAACCGGTTCGCCTGGACCCGGGGGCGGTTCGGGCCGCCGCGGACGCTGGCCGGTACCGACCTGATCGGCACGTCGCTGGTCGAGACCGGTGTGGTCGATCCCGAGCGGTATCTCGCGGTGGTGCGCGGGCTGGCCGAACGGCACGGTGCCCGGCGGTACTTCGCGCATCGGCGGGAGGCGCCGGCCAAGTTGCATCGGCTCGCCGCGGAGACGGGGCTGGAGATCGTGCGGCCGGACCTGCCGCTCGAACTGGTCGCCCGGCGCGGGCCGATCGGGCGGTCCGTGCTGTCCTTTCCCTCGACGGTCGTCCACACGTTGCCGCTGGCGCTGGCCGGAACCGGGGTGACGATCACCGTCTGCGACATCGATCAGGAATGGCTCACCACGGCGGCTTCGCCCCGCGCCCACACCTTCCTCTCCGACATCACGGACAAAGCCCGCACCCTCCACAACCTGACGTGACCAGGGTGCCCCGACCCGCCCGGGTGGTGTGTTCTGTCGGTTCCGGGACCACCTGCCGGTGGGTGGTTGCGCGCGCAGTTCTCCGCGCCCCTGGGTTTGTGGCCCTCTTTTCGCGGAGGGAGCCGCACATCCCCAGGGGCGCGTGGGGGCACCTCCCAGGCGAGAACGGCGCGCGTAACCACAGCGGACCGCAAGGTCCCGGCGCCCGCAGGACGGGGCAACCCGGAGGGAGCCCCCACTCACCGGCTGGTGGTCCCTGAACCGACAGGGCGGGGTCACCCGGGGGGATGCGTTCGTTCACTTGGATGGGGTCGGATACGGGAATGGCGGAGCCCTCAGCCCGGCCGACGCTGCGCGTGGCAATCGTGACGGATGGTGTGTTGGACGGTGACTCCCGAGCCATGCGCGTGGCGGCGGCAGCCGACTCCGCGGGGTACGGCGTCACGCTGATCGGAGCG comes from Streptomyces sp. NBC_00448 and encodes:
- a CDS encoding N-acetylneuraminate synthase family protein — protein: MTTSLPANLRAVGSRHIGNGQPVYVTGEIGINHNGDLENAFALIDAAVAAGCDAVKFQKRTPEICTPRDQWEIERDTPWGRMTYIDYRHRVEFDEDGYRAIDEYCRKRGIDWFASPWDVPSVEFLEKFNVPVHKVASACLTDDELLQALRATGRTVVLSTGMSTPKQIRHAVEVLGSDNIVLCHATSTYPAKHEELNLRMINTLQSEFPNVPVGYSGHEVGLQTTLAAVALGAVFVERHITLDRAMWGSDQAASVETQGLERLVRDIRIIETSLGDGVKKVYDGELGPMKKLRRVPGVVAESEQSVDATV